The following proteins come from a genomic window of Paenibacillus spongiae:
- a CDS encoding ABC transporter ATP-binding protein: protein MAGVRLEHVYKKYSGSDNASVKDFNLDIKDKEFLVLVGPSGCGKSTTLRMIAGLEEISEGKLFIGERLVNDVAPKDRDIAMVFQSYALYPHMNVYQNMAFGLKLRKFKKAEIDKRVREAAKILDIEHLLERKPKALSGGQRQRVALGRAIVREPQVFLMDEPLSNLDAKLRGQMRAEISKLAKRLETTVIYVTHDQIEAMTMGDRIVVMKDGIIQQAASPEELYNHPVNIFVAGFIGAPSMNFINGTLADQGGAVRFKASNIDVLVPEGKAQLLREKGLIGKEVIIGIRPEDFHEEPVFLEASPQTHVNAHVEVAENLGHEMYLYLNGLGKDTVIARVDGRSGVKEGTNVKLAIDMNKVHVFDKESELNVFEV, encoded by the coding sequence ATGGCTGGTGTACGCTTAGAGCATGTTTACAAGAAATACTCGGGTTCGGATAACGCTTCTGTTAAAGACTTTAACCTTGACATCAAAGACAAGGAGTTTCTCGTTCTTGTCGGTCCTTCCGGTTGCGGTAAATCGACGACGCTGCGTATGATTGCAGGTCTTGAGGAAATTTCCGAAGGTAAACTGTTCATCGGTGAGCGTCTTGTGAATGACGTTGCTCCGAAAGACCGCGACATCGCGATGGTTTTCCAATCCTATGCCCTTTATCCACATATGAACGTTTATCAAAACATGGCATTCGGCCTTAAACTTCGTAAATTCAAAAAAGCGGAAATCGACAAGCGTGTTCGTGAAGCCGCTAAAATTCTCGATATTGAACATCTTCTTGAGCGTAAGCCAAAAGCGCTTTCCGGCGGTCAACGTCAGCGTGTCGCTCTGGGCCGCGCAATCGTCCGTGAACCACAAGTATTCTTGATGGACGAACCGCTTTCCAACTTGGATGCGAAACTCCGCGGTCAGATGCGCGCGGAAATCTCCAAACTGGCGAAGCGTCTTGAAACGACTGTTATCTACGTAACGCATGACCAGATCGAAGCCATGACAATGGGCGATCGTATCGTCGTTATGAAAGACGGCATCATCCAGCAAGCAGCTTCTCCGGAAGAGCTGTACAACCATCCGGTAAACATCTTCGTAGCAGGCTTTATCGGCGCGCCTTCGATGAACTTCATCAACGGCACGCTGGCGGATCAAGGCGGAGCTGTTCGCTTCAAAGCGAGCAACATCGACGTTCTGGTACCAGAAGGCAAAGCGCAGCTGCTTCGTGAAAAAGGCCTGATCGGCAAAGAAGTTATCATTGGCATTCGTCCAGAAGATTTCCACGAAGAGCCAGTATTCCTGGAAGCTTCCCCGCAAACGCATGTTAATGCTCATGTTGAAGTAGCAGAGAACCTGGGTCACGAAATGTACCTGTACTTGAACGGACTGGGCAAAGACACTGTAATCGCTCGTGTTGACGGCCGTTCCGGCGTTAAAGAAGGCACGAACGTGAAACTTGCGATCGATATGAACAAAGTTCATGTGTTCGACAAAGAGAGCGAACTGAACGTATTTGAAGTTTAA
- a CDS encoding acyltransferase: protein MAQRETVRELNILRAIAILGVLMVHATSASVVNLVNYDSFFAYNLLNTLALYCVPAFVFLTGFTLFYNYYDRPMSGGDWSRFFRKRLVYIVIPYFAVSLVYYSGVYFVLTRHPLNLANISEFIRLFGERLANGNAYTHLYYLLVTIQFYVMFPLLLALFRRWKRLVYWAIPLGFAIQWGFYAMNRYVWHIPSKGTVAFTYFAPFLLGVFVGIHYEQVKKWLQPGKWKLRARTGAWTALLWAVWAASAALYVTVWYVTRTNNKALHHLWYEGGYNLFTFTSILVLLQIVYTLYARAPEKWIKGLDELGTLSFGVYLVHPGFLLIYRKLSPAVPMNGIYHVWVAGGFVFSLGASIALLVVLYRYIGGISYVLGKLPDRYHGRKDEEASQAESLMKLRSKLR from the coding sequence ATGGCCCAACGAGAGACGGTTCGGGAATTAAACATCCTTCGCGCAATCGCGATACTTGGCGTATTGATGGTACATGCAACATCAGCATCTGTTGTTAATCTCGTGAATTACGATTCTTTCTTCGCCTACAACCTGTTGAATACGCTCGCGCTGTATTGCGTCCCGGCTTTTGTCTTTCTCACCGGCTTCACTCTCTTCTATAATTACTACGACCGTCCGATGTCCGGTGGCGACTGGTCCCGTTTCTTTAGGAAGCGGCTGGTCTACATCGTCATTCCTTATTTCGCCGTCTCACTCGTCTATTACAGCGGCGTGTATTTCGTTCTCACCAGGCATCCCCTTAATCTAGCCAATATAAGTGAATTTATAAGACTTTTCGGGGAAAGACTCGCGAATGGCAATGCATACACGCATCTATACTATTTGCTGGTCACCATTCAGTTCTATGTGATGTTCCCTCTGTTGTTAGCTCTATTCCGCCGGTGGAAGCGGCTTGTATATTGGGCTATTCCATTAGGCTTTGCCATCCAATGGGGCTTCTATGCGATGAACCGGTATGTGTGGCATATACCATCCAAAGGAACCGTCGCGTTTACCTACTTCGCACCTTTTCTGCTGGGGGTATTCGTAGGTATCCATTATGAGCAGGTGAAGAAATGGCTGCAGCCCGGCAAGTGGAAGCTGCGGGCCCGGACAGGTGCCTGGACGGCGCTGCTGTGGGCCGTATGGGCAGCTTCCGCAGCACTGTATGTCACCGTATGGTATGTAACCCGGACGAATAACAAGGCCCTTCACCACCTCTGGTACGAAGGCGGCTATAATTTATTCACGTTCACCTCCATTCTCGTGCTGCTCCAGATCGTATACACGCTGTACGCGAGAGCGCCTGAGAAATGGATCAAGGGTCTGGATGAATTAGGAACATTATCGTTCGGGGTTTACTTGGTACATCCGGGGTTTCTTCTGATCTACCGGAAGCTCTCCCCGGCAGTTCCGATGAATGGGATCTATCATGTATGGGTGGCGGGAGGCTTCGTCTTCTCGCTTGGAGCATCCATTGCCCTGCTGGTGGTTCTATATCGATACATCGGAGGGATTTCTTATGTGCTGGGCAAGCTGCCTGACCGGTATCACGGCCGAAAGGACGAAGAGGCGTCCCAAGCGGAGAGCTTAATGAAACTGAGAAGCAAGTTGAGATGA
- the hisG gene encoding ATP phosphoribosyltransferase codes for MGILAAAVENSGRDLLKVAMPKGRIYKQASKLFREAGLPIPSDFDDTRKLIIELPEAGMSFIMAKPVDVPTYVEYGVADIGIVGKDVLMEENKDVYELLDLGIAKCRMSVIGLPDWKPAIHPRVATKYPNVASQYFRERGQQVEVIKLNGSIELAPLIGLADRIVDMVETGQTLRENGLVEMESIFGITSRLIANRVSYRMKNEAIQSLCDKLQHVIGAKPNA; via the coding sequence ATGGGCATTCTTGCCGCTGCCGTCGAGAACAGCGGGCGGGATCTGCTGAAGGTAGCGATGCCCAAGGGCCGCATCTACAAGCAGGCTTCGAAGCTGTTCCGTGAGGCGGGACTTCCGATTCCAAGCGACTTCGACGATACGCGGAAGCTGATCATCGAGCTGCCGGAGGCGGGCATGTCGTTCATTATGGCCAAGCCGGTGGACGTGCCTACCTATGTTGAATACGGTGTGGCGGACATCGGAATCGTCGGGAAAGACGTGCTGATGGAAGAGAATAAGGATGTCTACGAGCTGCTCGACCTTGGCATCGCGAAGTGCCGCATGTCGGTCATCGGCCTACCGGACTGGAAGCCGGCCATCCATCCCCGCGTGGCGACGAAGTATCCGAACGTCGCTTCGCAATATTTTCGCGAGCGGGGCCAGCAGGTCGAAGTCATCAAGCTGAACGGCTCGATCGAGCTGGCGCCCTTGATCGGTCTGGCCGACCGTATCGTCGATATGGTGGAGACCGGGCAGACGCTGAGAGAGAACGGCCTCGTCGAGATGGAATCGATCTTCGGCATAACGAGCAGGCTGATTGCGAACCGCGTCAGCTACCGGATGAAGAATGAAGCGATTCAGAGCTTATGCGACAAGCTGCAGCATGTCATCGGAGCGAAGCCGAACGCGTAA
- a CDS encoding acyltransferase, whose protein sequence is MRNVERYPVEGPNALWQMYKTVSRVKAVKNFICIQFTRYCPSLPVKNWVYRNLLGMKVGSHTAFALMVMVDVFFPERIKVGNNTIIGYNTTILTHEYLIREYRLGEVVIGSGVMIGANTTILPGVTIGDGAVVAAGSVVHKDVEPGAFVGGNPIHTITKEQQSK, encoded by the coding sequence TTGCGTAATGTGGAGCGCTATCCGGTCGAGGGGCCGAACGCCCTCTGGCAAATGTACAAGACAGTCAGCAGGGTGAAGGCCGTCAAAAATTTTATTTGCATTCAATTCACCCGTTATTGTCCTTCTCTGCCGGTCAAAAACTGGGTGTACCGGAATTTGCTCGGCATGAAAGTGGGAAGCCACACCGCATTCGCGCTCATGGTGATGGTCGATGTATTTTTTCCGGAGCGCATCAAGGTAGGGAATAATACGATTATCGGCTATAACACAACGATATTAACGCATGAGTATTTGATTCGCGAGTATCGGCTGGGCGAAGTCGTGATCGGCTCCGGCGTCATGATCGGAGCGAATACGACGATTCTGCCCGGGGTGACGATCGGGGATGGCGCAGTCGTTGCGGCGGGCTCGGTGGTCCATAAAGATGTCGAGCCGGGCGCGTTTGTCGGCGGCAACCCGATCCATACGATAACGAAAGAACAGCAGTCAAAATAA
- the hprK gene encoding HPr(Ser) kinase/phosphatase produces the protein MAKKVKVSELVQQFQLEIVSGEDGLRRSITVDDLYRPGLEMAGYFHYFPEERVQILGKTELAFMETLSNEERVDRIERLCHDATPCFIVTRGLEVPRELIEESNRKQIPVLRSNVATTIISSRITNFLERRLAPSATIHGVLVDVYGVGMLITGGSGIGKSETALELVKRSHRLVADDAVEIRQTSDGQLHGSAPELIRHLLEIRGLGIINVMTLFGAGAVRNMKRISVVIKLENWQPDKQYDRLGLDEELTRIIDTDVPLVTVPVRPGRNLAVIIEVAAMNFRLKRMGYNAALQFTNKLTETIADDTDDYD, from the coding sequence ATGGCTAAGAAGGTAAAGGTGTCCGAGCTTGTCCAGCAGTTTCAGCTGGAGATTGTAAGCGGAGAAGACGGACTGCGTCGCAGTATTACGGTTGACGATTTATATCGGCCTGGATTGGAGATGGCGGGGTATTTTCATTATTTTCCTGAGGAAAGGGTACAAATTCTAGGAAAAACAGAGCTCGCTTTTATGGAAACGCTAAGCAATGAGGAACGGGTGGATCGGATCGAACGGCTATGCCACGATGCAACGCCCTGCTTCATCGTAACAAGAGGGCTGGAGGTGCCGCGGGAGCTGATTGAAGAATCGAACCGCAAACAAATCCCGGTTCTGCGCAGCAACGTGGCCACGACAATTATTTCAAGCCGCATTACAAACTTCCTGGAGCGCAGGCTTGCGCCATCAGCCACCATACACGGTGTACTGGTCGACGTCTATGGCGTTGGCATGCTCATTACGGGCGGAAGCGGCATCGGGAAGAGCGAGACGGCACTGGAGCTGGTCAAACGCAGCCACAGGCTTGTTGCCGACGATGCGGTCGAGATTCGGCAAACTTCGGACGGTCAGCTGCATGGCAGCGCCCCGGAGCTAATCCGGCATCTTCTGGAGATACGCGGTCTCGGCATCATTAACGTGATGACGCTCTTCGGGGCGGGTGCGGTTCGCAATATGAAGCGGATCAGCGTAGTGATCAAGCTCGAGAACTGGCAGCCCGATAAGCAGTATGACCGCCTGGGCCTCGATGAAGAGCTGACCCGTATCATCGATACCGATGTTCCGCTCGTTACGGTACCGGTTCGTCCGGGACGCAACTTGGCGGTCATTATCGAAGTGGCGGCGATGAACTTCCGCTTGAAGCGGATGGGGTACAATGCGGCACTGCAATTTACGAACAAGCTGACGGAAACCATCGCAGACGATACGGATGATTATGATTGA
- a CDS encoding ATP phosphoribosyltransferase regulatory subunit has translation MSKPKVFEKPIGVKDYLPHAVVKLRQIENQVLACMRSWGYEQIMTPTMEYYDTVGVASSTSDRKLFKLLNNRGTTLVLRSDMTAPIARVVSSVLKDSQFPLRLSYHSNIFRAIEEEAGHEAEFFQTGVELVGDASAEADAEVVALAIASLKAAGVDRFKIAIGHVGFLNGLFEDTLSGREDAQEELKACLLRRDYVGYRERLRELSLPEPVQRELEDILRLRGSQEICLQALQLSSNATAQASIRHLCEMWDVLKAYDVCEHVLIDLTMIGDFSYYTGMTFEGYAADLGFPVASGGRYDNLLKQFGRPAPATGFALKTTRILELIGDSEDDLKERVLIGYNDAGRGQALAKAQQLRESGAVVITEKMELSAADEVAADAERSESREKVVYKGETFAAFIRFFGEQEGASV, from the coding sequence ATGTCCAAACCGAAAGTGTTCGAGAAACCAATCGGAGTGAAAGATTACTTGCCGCATGCAGTCGTCAAGCTGCGGCAAATCGAGAATCAAGTGCTGGCATGCATGCGCTCGTGGGGCTATGAGCAGATTATGACCCCGACGATGGAATATTACGATACGGTGGGCGTAGCCAGTTCAACGTCCGACCGCAAGCTGTTCAAGCTGCTCAATAACCGCGGAACAACGCTTGTACTGCGATCCGATATGACGGCGCCGATCGCCCGCGTCGTTTCCTCGGTACTGAAGGATTCGCAGTTCCCGCTGCGCCTATCCTACCATTCGAACATCTTCCGCGCCATCGAGGAGGAGGCCGGTCATGAGGCGGAGTTCTTCCAGACGGGCGTTGAGCTGGTAGGCGATGCTTCCGCCGAGGCCGATGCGGAGGTCGTGGCGCTGGCGATCGCCTCGCTCAAGGCAGCGGGCGTCGACCGGTTCAAGATCGCCATCGGGCACGTGGGCTTCCTGAACGGCCTGTTCGAAGATACGCTGTCCGGCCGTGAAGATGCGCAGGAAGAGCTGAAGGCTTGCCTGCTTAGACGCGATTATGTCGGCTACCGGGAGCGGCTGCGTGAATTATCGCTGCCCGAGCCGGTACAGCGCGAGCTGGAGGACATTCTGCGGCTGCGCGGCAGCCAGGAAATATGCTTGCAGGCGCTGCAGCTGAGCTCGAACGCAACGGCCCAGGCGTCGATCCGCCATCTATGCGAGATGTGGGATGTCCTGAAGGCTTATGACGTCTGCGAGCACGTGCTCATCGACTTGACGATGATCGGGGACTTCTCCTATTACACGGGGATGACATTCGAGGGCTATGCGGCCGATCTCGGATTTCCGGTGGCGAGCGGGGGCCGGTACGACAATCTGCTGAAGCAGTTCGGACGCCCTGCCCCGGCGACAGGCTTTGCGCTTAAGACGACTCGTATTCTGGAGCTGATCGGCGATAGCGAGGACGATCTCAAGGAACGTGTGCTTATCGGCTACAACGATGCCGGTAGAGGGCAAGCGCTGGCTAAAGCGCAGCAGCTGCGGGAATCGGGGGCCGTCGTCATTACGGAGAAGATGGAGCTGTCGGCGGCTGACGAGGTTGCGGCTGACGCCGAACGATCGGAGAGCCGCGAGAAGGTTGTTTACAAAGGAGAGACGTTTGCTGCGTTCATTCGTTTCTTCGGCGAACAGGAAGGTGCTTCGGTATGA
- a CDS encoding DUF4179 domain-containing protein — protein MDEKDKRKPDSSDREKRALRRETCEDKKLPVECNEPDKPEVVMDEAELTAADLTVAESLRMEGSRLNAVSAGIAEEKIVSAIRRGLEQGKARSKPRRRWRAGLSAGAVIACFVLLFAFTVRVSPVFANAMRDIPGIGAFVKLVEYDSALRTAIDKDFMQLIGKTVEKDGIQLTVEGLIADERRLVVFYSSNITKGWGDTGISFSFYDEENKRLEGTLMFDYSSMGKTANEPRAPQDMVDLQLLNTVTMPKQVKMKAEVDDTVLEVEFPIDHSRFEGLSQEMAIGKTVEIDGQKVTFETAKLSPLQLEVVVRNDSANSSQVKGFIHMVIEDERGEPWRWTNAYGLPEGGRVYHFESSYFNRPKQLTIKADGIFTVPKQAKLVIDTEKASVLEAPDSRVSFEGINEKADYMLLTLAINQLDEVDQLNAAYNLVGSTFIDGAGKKHELASPDYFTSGSFNSNENKKYVYVPLPKGDYPQPLTFDVEDYPGYALQPFQIEINP, from the coding sequence ATGGACGAGAAGGACAAGCGCAAACCGGACAGTTCGGACAGGGAAAAGAGAGCGCTGCGCAGGGAGACCTGTGAGGATAAGAAACTGCCGGTGGAATGTAATGAACCGGATAAGCCGGAGGTCGTTATGGACGAAGCGGAGCTTACTGCTGCAGACCTGACGGTAGCGGAATCTTTGCGTATGGAAGGCAGCCGGTTGAATGCCGTATCGGCTGGGATAGCCGAAGAAAAGATTGTAAGCGCGATTCGCCGAGGGTTGGAACAGGGAAAAGCACGTTCAAAGCCCAGACGAAGATGGCGTGCCGGCCTAAGTGCAGGAGCGGTGATCGCTTGCTTCGTGCTGCTCTTTGCCTTCACGGTCAGAGTGTCGCCCGTGTTTGCCAATGCCATGCGGGACATTCCGGGGATCGGTGCTTTCGTCAAGCTGGTGGAGTACGACTCTGCGCTTCGCACGGCAATCGATAAAGACTTTATGCAGCTGATCGGGAAGACCGTCGAGAAGGACGGCATCCAATTGACGGTAGAGGGTCTGATCGCCGATGAGCGAAGGCTCGTTGTCTTCTATTCTTCCAATATAACCAAGGGCTGGGGCGATACCGGCATAAGCTTCAGCTTCTATGACGAGGAGAATAAGCGGCTGGAGGGAACCCTCATGTTCGACTACAGTTCCATGGGCAAAACGGCTAATGAGCCTCGCGCCCCACAGGATATGGTCGATCTGCAGCTGCTGAATACGGTCACGATGCCAAAGCAAGTGAAAATGAAAGCGGAAGTAGACGATACGGTGCTGGAAGTTGAGTTTCCCATCGATCATTCCCGGTTTGAAGGGTTATCTCAAGAAATGGCGATCGGCAAAACGGTCGAGATTGACGGGCAGAAGGTTACGTTCGAAACCGCGAAGCTCTCCCCGCTGCAGCTGGAGGTCGTCGTGCGCAACGATTCGGCTAACAGCAGCCAGGTAAAAGGGTTTATTCATATGGTCATCGAGGATGAGCGGGGGGAGCCTTGGCGCTGGACCAATGCCTACGGACTGCCGGAAGGCGGAAGGGTCTATCACTTTGAGAGCAGCTACTTCAACCGCCCCAAGCAGCTGACGATAAAAGCGGATGGAATATTCACCGTACCTAAGCAGGCGAAGCTAGTCATCGATACGGAGAAGGCGAGCGTCCTTGAGGCTCCGGATTCAAGGGTCTCATTCGAAGGTATCAACGAAAAAGCGGATTATATGCTGCTGACGCTGGCCATCAATCAGTTGGATGAGGTGGATCAGCTTAATGCCGCCTATAACTTGGTTGGATCGACATTTATAGACGGGGCCGGCAAGAAGCATGAGCTGGCTTCGCCGGATTATTTTACGAGCGGATCCTTCAACTCCAACGAGAATAAGAAGTATGTATATGTTCCTCTCCCGAAAGGAGATTATCCGCAGCCGCTTACCTTTGACGTGGAAGACTATCCGGGTTATGCGCTGCAGCCGTTCCAAATCGAAATCAATCCATAA
- a CDS encoding RNA polymerase sigma factor produces the protein MNKEQLAEAAAKGDEQAFLQIMNGEKQQMMRIAYAYLRNEADALEAIQETVCRAWLKRHALKKPQYITTWLIRILIHVCTDELRRRKRAIPADMRQEPVQAGMEDDRELQSGAAGAEDRLDIAAAVELLEEPYRDVIRLKYYEDLTVLDIAGILQRPDGTIRTWLHKGLKQLRKYMVRTEEVQMSDGREGQAQTGQFGQGKESAAQGDL, from the coding sequence ATGAACAAGGAACAGCTGGCAGAAGCTGCTGCCAAAGGGGACGAACAGGCCTTTCTGCAAATCATGAATGGCGAGAAGCAGCAAATGATGAGAATTGCGTATGCTTACCTGCGGAATGAAGCCGATGCGTTGGAGGCGATTCAAGAAACGGTATGCCGGGCATGGCTCAAAAGGCATGCCCTGAAAAAGCCGCAATATATCACAACATGGCTTATTCGTATCTTAATTCACGTATGCACCGATGAGCTGCGGCGGCGTAAGAGAGCTATTCCAGCAGATATGCGGCAAGAACCGGTCCAGGCCGGGATGGAGGACGATAGGGAGCTGCAGAGCGGGGCAGCCGGCGCAGAGGACCGGTTAGATATCGCCGCGGCTGTGGAGCTGCTGGAGGAGCCCTACAGGGATGTCATCCGGCTTAAATATTATGAGGATCTGACGGTCCTGGATATTGCCGGCATCCTGCAGCGGCCGGATGGAACGATCCGAACATGGCTTCATAAAGGGCTGAAGCAGCTGCGAAAGTACATGGTGCGGACCGAGGAGGTGCAAATGAGCGATGGACGAGAAGGACAAGCGCAAACCGGACAGTTCGGACAGGGAAAAGAGAGCGCTGCGCAGGGAGACCTGTGA
- a CDS encoding HAD-IA family hydrolase, with protein sequence MTTRIRTLLFDLDGTILDTNELIIQSFLHSLEGVVPAGFGRDQIIPTMGLPLAVQMQGFSNLEEVSHLVSMYREINLRLHDEYVKPFPYVQEVLARLQAEGFQIGIVTTKAKLTTERGLRYTELYDYVMPEGIITIDDVVHPKPHPEPVLKAIEALGADPAATVMIGDSVVDIEAAEAAGCIPVGVAWSLKGEDKLIESGARHIIHDMRDLYALVGLERDPLA encoded by the coding sequence ATGACAACAAGAATCCGGACGCTGTTGTTTGACTTGGATGGAACCATTCTTGATACGAACGAGCTGATTATTCAATCGTTCCTGCATTCGCTGGAGGGAGTGGTGCCGGCCGGATTCGGCCGGGACCAAATCATTCCAACCATGGGACTGCCGCTAGCCGTACAGATGCAGGGTTTCTCCAATCTGGAGGAAGTGTCGCATCTTGTCTCGATGTACCGCGAAATCAATCTGAGGCTTCACGATGAATACGTGAAGCCTTTCCCTTACGTGCAGGAGGTATTGGCAAGACTGCAGGCGGAGGGCTTCCAAATCGGGATTGTAACGACGAAAGCGAAGCTTACGACGGAGCGCGGATTGCGGTATACCGAGCTGTACGACTATGTGATGCCGGAAGGGATCATTACGATCGACGATGTGGTCCATCCTAAGCCGCATCCTGAGCCCGTACTCAAAGCGATCGAAGCGCTTGGAGCGGATCCGGCTGCGACTGTGATGATCGGCGACAGTGTAGTCGATATTGAAGCGGCGGAAGCGGCAGGTTGTATACCAGTCGGAGTAGCCTGGTCGCTTAAGGGCGAGGACAAGCTGATTGAAAGCGGCGCAAGGCACATCATTCACGATATGCGTGATCTATACGCATTAGTCGGATTGGAGCGGGATCCGCTTGCGTAA
- the lgt gene encoding prolipoprotein diacylglyceryl transferase codes for MIGLRLDPIAFALGPITVHWYGIILGTAALVGLLLAVREGKRFGLSPDFFMDLLLFGVPSAIIGARLYFVAFKWEDYKHDLLAIFQIWNGGIAIYGALIGAFICGYFYSRYKGYSLIRIADICAPSLIVGQMIGRWGNFVNQEAYGGPAEESFLRDTLHLPAWIVDQMNVNGVYHHPTFLYESVWNLAGLILLLVLRRRPFLRAGELLMTYFIWYSIGRFFIEALRTDSLAFQGPSWLVSLMDGLWSPMTLLFEQGYLDPEYGNVRISQLISVILIIAAIIIIIIRRKTGAAVERYSDPIMNRKTGLPAGAAAGQEGGSAAASAQDSKPMIQKDGAAGKAIEAEKKQNASKAGSAGEADAESAKKE; via the coding sequence ATGATAGGACTTCGTCTAGATCCAATCGCTTTCGCGCTAGGGCCGATTACCGTCCATTGGTACGGCATTATACTAGGCACAGCTGCACTGGTCGGGCTGCTGCTGGCGGTTCGCGAAGGCAAACGATTCGGCTTGTCTCCGGATTTCTTCATGGACCTGCTGCTGTTCGGCGTACCGTCTGCCATTATCGGCGCCCGCTTGTATTTCGTCGCCTTCAAATGGGAGGACTACAAGCATGATCTGCTGGCTATTTTTCAAATATGGAATGGCGGAATAGCCATATATGGGGCATTGATCGGCGCATTCATCTGCGGTTATTTCTATTCCCGCTATAAGGGCTACAGCTTAATACGTATCGCCGACATCTGCGCGCCCTCGCTCATCGTAGGACAAATGATTGGGCGTTGGGGCAATTTCGTGAATCAAGAAGCTTACGGAGGACCTGCGGAGGAAAGCTTCCTGCGGGATACGCTGCATCTGCCGGCATGGATTGTCGACCAGATGAACGTTAACGGCGTCTATCACCACCCGACCTTCCTATACGAATCCGTCTGGAATTTAGCGGGACTTATTCTGCTGCTAGTCCTTCGGCGCAGACCGTTCCTCCGTGCGGGGGAGCTGCTGATGACGTACTTCATCTGGTATTCGATCGGGCGCTTCTTCATCGAAGCTCTTCGTACGGACAGCCTGGCCTTCCAAGGCCCATCCTGGCTTGTATCGCTGATGGACGGGCTGTGGTCGCCGATGACGCTTCTGTTCGAGCAAGGCTATCTGGATCCCGAATACGGCAATGTACGGATTTCGCAGCTGATTTCCGTTATCCTCATTATTGCCGCCATTATCATCATCATTATCCGCAGAAAGACGGGTGCCGCCGTGGAGCGCTACAGCGACCCCATTATGAACCGGAAAACGGGTCTTCCTGCAGGTGCAGCTGCCGGACAAGAGGGCGGTTCTGCGGCAGCATCCGCTCAAGACAGCAAGCCAATGATTCAGAAGGACGGCGCTGCGGGTAAAGCTATTGAGGCGGAAAAGAAGCAGAATGCTTCGAAAGCCGGTTCTGCAGGCGAAGCGGACGCGGAATCAGCGAAGAAGGAGTAG